A window from Hallerella porci encodes these proteins:
- a CDS encoding V-type ATP synthase subunit I: MITPMKKVTILCLDSDKQASLEKLREMGILHVTPLKNPTGNALNAAKNDLQRVQKALDSIPDAKKSVATSEVSGESVIAEVQKLLESRKDAEDRHAEADSALSRYGIFGNLDPETVKALEERGIFVRLYVAPHGQQLEAEGNAVIEAFADNSEGSCYAVLNFGSEPAKITSPATPLALPTHSLAFYRQEKEDATAKLSQVESRFKELSSAKSKVAKCLDDASDAYKFEETSAGMLSSKILSAIQGFCPTPRVAELSAAAKSLGWGLRVEEPSDEDNVPTLLSYNKLSRPMQFLYDIIGIAPGYHEVDVSSVFLCFFSIFFAMIVGDSAYGILFLAIALFVRSKKPKANPAGFHFIYLMSGMTIFWGLINASFLGLSPEMAPWTAYLDLTNFNWLPEPIRNAMLWIRTSAPADPAKFAAYHDWLKTLTFFPEAFTPMEAGESQMQHIQFFCFCIAVVHLSIAHIWNIAVRIKRKDSTFMAQVGWLLCCWCMFCLANNMVLGMTMPGFMMPMFITAVVLLVLFSVPPKRLKQDWISIPMLALNIVNSFTDVISYIRLFAVGMSGAAIAEAFNGMLSPLFGSAIGIAGAALILLFVHGLNIALAVMGVAVHAVRLNTLEFSNGLDLQWSGYAFAPFSKSKN, from the coding sequence ATGATTACTCCGATGAAAAAGGTGACGATTCTCTGCTTGGATTCTGATAAGCAAGCGTCTTTGGAAAAACTCCGCGAAATGGGAATTCTCCATGTGACGCCGCTAAAAAATCCGACAGGAAATGCATTAAACGCCGCAAAAAATGATTTGCAGCGTGTGCAAAAAGCTTTGGATTCCATTCCTGATGCGAAGAAATCCGTAGCCACTTCCGAAGTCTCGGGAGAAAGCGTGATCGCCGAAGTGCAAAAACTTTTGGAATCGCGTAAAGATGCTGAAGATCGCCACGCCGAAGCCGATTCTGCGCTTTCGCGTTATGGAATTTTTGGCAATCTCGATCCCGAAACGGTAAAAGCATTAGAAGAACGCGGCATTTTTGTGCGGCTTTATGTGGCGCCTCATGGGCAGCAACTCGAAGCCGAAGGCAATGCCGTCATCGAAGCTTTTGCGGATAATTCCGAAGGTTCTTGCTATGCGGTTTTGAATTTCGGTTCGGAACCGGCGAAGATCACTTCTCCCGCAACTCCTCTTGCGCTTCCAACGCATTCTTTGGCATTTTACCGCCAAGAAAAAGAAGATGCCACTGCAAAACTTTCGCAGGTAGAAAGCCGCTTCAAAGAACTTTCTTCGGCAAAGAGTAAAGTGGCAAAGTGCTTGGACGATGCTTCGGATGCTTATAAATTCGAAGAAACATCGGCTGGGATGCTTTCGTCGAAAATTCTTTCGGCGATTCAGGGCTTTTGCCCCACTCCGCGAGTTGCAGAACTTTCGGCTGCCGCAAAATCTCTCGGCTGGGGGCTTCGCGTCGAAGAACCGTCGGACGAAGATAATGTGCCGACTCTTCTTTCGTACAACAAGCTTTCGCGTCCGATGCAGTTCCTTTATGATATTATCGGCATTGCTCCGGGATATCATGAAGTGGATGTTTCGAGCGTTTTCCTCTGCTTCTTCAGCATTTTCTTTGCGATGATCGTCGGTGATTCGGCGTATGGAATTCTCTTCCTCGCTATCGCTCTCTTTGTCCGCAGCAAAAAGCCGAAGGCAAATCCCGCAGGATTTCATTTCATTTATTTGATGAGTGGAATGACAATTTTCTGGGGGCTAATCAATGCAAGCTTCCTCGGGCTTTCGCCCGAAATGGCGCCATGGACCGCTTACTTGGATTTGACGAATTTCAACTGGCTTCCGGAACCGATTCGGAATGCGATGCTTTGGATTCGTACTTCTGCGCCAGCAGATCCGGCCAAGTTTGCAGCTTATCATGATTGGCTCAAGACTCTTACCTTCTTCCCCGAAGCATTTACGCCGATGGAAGCGGGCGAGTCTCAGATGCAGCATATTCAGTTCTTCTGCTTCTGCATTGCGGTTGTGCATCTTTCGATTGCGCATATTTGGAATATCGCCGTTCGCATTAAACGGAAAGATTCCACCTTTATGGCGCAGGTCGGCTGGCTGCTTTGCTGCTGGTGCATGTTCTGTCTTGCGAACAACATGGTTCTCGGAATGACGATGCCGGGATTCATGATGCCTATGTTTATCACTGCTGTCGTTCTGCTCGTGCTCTTCTCGGTTCCGCCGAAAAGACTCAAACAGGATTGGATTTCAATTCCGATGCTCGCGTTGAACATTGTGAACAGCTTTACTGACGTCATTAGCTACATCCGTCTTTTTGCGGTGGGCATGAGTGGCGCAGCAATTGCAGAAGCATTTAATGGAATGCTTTCTCCGCTGTTCGGTTCAGCGATTGGCATTGCAGGAGCAGCTCTGATTCTCCTTTTTGTCCACGGTTTGAATATCGCCCTCGCAGTGATGGGGGTTGCCGTTCACGCTGTGCGTCTTAATACTCTCGAATTTTCAAACGGCTTGGATTTGCAATGGAGCGGTTATGCTTTCGCTCCCTTCTCCAAGAGTAAAAATTAA